ATGGTGCAGGTTATCTGTTTTGGGCTGTTTCTGCTCCTTTACATTGGTGTCGTGATAGGAAAtctgctcattctcctcaccatCCGGTTCAGCCACCTAATCAATCAGccgatgtatttcttcctcagttacctgtcCCTTGTGGATCTCTGCTACACCTCCACCATCTCCCCTAAACTCATTGCTGACTTAATGGTGGAGAAGAGAACGATTTCCTTCCCCAACTGTAGGACCCAGCtttttgcttctcacttctttGGCGGTGTTGAGATCTTCATCTTGGTGTGGATGGCTTATGATCGTTTCGTGGCCATCTGCAAGCCACTGCACTATACGGTTATCATGAACCGGCGGGCGTGTAACAGCATGCTGCTCCTCGCCTGTGTCGTGGCATTCGTGCATTCGATGGCTCAGTTACTCCTCACCCTCCAGTTGCCCTTCTGTGGACCCAATCAGATCGATCACTATTTTTGTGATGTGAATCCCCTGCTGAAACTCGCTTGCACTGACACCTATGTGGTAGGCCTCTTGGTGTTTGCCAACACAGGAATGATTGCCATGCTCACCTTTGTTGTATTACTTATTTCTTACATAGTCATATTAGTTTCCCTAAGAACATGCTCCCCTCACAGTCGGCGC
This genomic stretch from Tachyglossus aculeatus isolate mTacAcu1 chromosome 22, mTacAcu1.pri, whole genome shotgun sequence harbors:
- the LOC119943728 gene encoding olfactory receptor 4P4-like, which translates into the protein MENQNNISEFILLGLSPNPMVQVICFGLFLLLYIGVVIGNLLILLTIRFSHLINQPMYFFLSYLSLVDLCYTSTISPKLIADLMVEKRTISFPNCRTQLFASHFFGGVEIFILVWMAYDRFVAICKPLHYTVIMNRRACNSMLLLACVVAFVHSMAQLLLTLQLPFCGPNQIDHYFCDVNPLLKLACTDTYVVGLLVFANTGMIAMLTFVVLLISYIVILVSLRTCSPHSRRKALSTCSSHITVVILFFGPCIFIYVRPATTFMVDKVLAVFYTIIVPMFNPLIYTLRNTEMKSAIRKVWCRRVISGGK